In Phoenix dactylifera cultivar Barhee BC4 chromosome 11, palm_55x_up_171113_PBpolish2nd_filt_p, whole genome shotgun sequence, the following are encoded in one genomic region:
- the LOC120112555 gene encoding S-locus-specific glycoprotein S13-like gives MKSGHHSSIAINWPPTNHGAAAIAAARSSPDPKPMSVIRGNMKRWSFPLLLVFTLFSPSIAGDSLTPTTSLLDGQTLVSAGGIFELGFFSPGNTLNRYLGIWYKKIPVPTIVWVANRASPLTDSTGVVKIRKDGSLVLLNGVAKVVWTSDSTASASNPVAQLLDSGNFVLRAEESIAWQSFDYPSDTLLPGMKLGWNLKTGLNRYISSWKSSDDPSPGYYSFKLDPHGSPELFLYRESTKIHASGPWNGLEFSGVPQLKSDQNFRFIFISNQDEIYYTCEINNSSVVSRLVVTTSGQLQRFVWLDAIQDWHVFWSDPNDQCDRYAACGPFGVCNSNPSPTCSCLKGFQPKSTQKWILRDGSDGCVRITRLDCKGDGFVTVSNMKLPDTTSATVDKSMSLDECRESCLKNCSCRAYASANISGALSGCIIWATDLIDLRNFVDAGQDLHVRLAASELGMQANMNSGQSRRNSNKKKVVIVTVLIFSGLLLLGIGGRCVLNGTVNRRRRRTSLPSFGGREPTAFQAKRHCSDDEISACKELDVPFFDVETILAATNNFAIENKIGEGGFGHVYQVAM, from the exons ATGAAGTCTGGTCACCACTCTTCCATCGCCATCAACTGGCCCCCCACTAACCACGGGGCAGCTGCCATCGCCGCCGCCCGCTCCTCCCCTGATCCGAAGCCAATG TCCGTTATACGAGGAAACATGAAGAGATGGTCATTCCCTCTTCTCCTCGTTTTCACTCTCTTCTCACCTTCAATTGCCGGAGACTCCTTGACTCCAACCACATCACTCCTCGACGGCCAAACTCTGGTCTCGGCTGGTGGAATCTTCGAGCTTGGCTTTTTCAGCCCAGGTAATACACTTAACAGATACTTGGGCATATGGTACAAGAAAATTCCAGTTCCCACAATCGTATGGGTCGCCAATCGAGCCAGTCCTCTCACAGATTCCACTGGAGTTGTAAAGATCCGCAAAGATGGGAGTCTAGTCCTACTCAATGGCGTAGCCAAAGTTGTCTGGACTTCGGACTCGACAGCAAGTGCCAGTAATCCAGTAGCACAGCTCTTAGATTCTGGAAACTTTGTCCTTAGAGCAGAAGAAAGCATTGCTTGGCAGAGCTTCGACTACCCTTCGGATACGTTGCTGCCCGGCATGAAGCTTGGATGGAATCTGAAGACGGGGCTCAACCGGTACATTAGTTCATGGAAGAGCTCCGATGACCCGTCACCGGGGTACTACTCGTTCAAGTTGGATCCCCATGGATCGCCGGAATTGTTCCTATATAGGGAGTCTACAAAGATTCATGCAAGCGGCCCATGGAACGGGCTTGAATTCAGCGGCGTTCCCCAGCTGAAATCTGATCAAAATTTCCGTTTCATTTTCATCTCTAACCAGGATGAGATCTACTACACGTGTGAGATAAACAACAGCTCCGTTGTTTCGAGGTTGGTGGTGACTACATCCGGTCAGCTCCAACGTTTCGTGTGGCTCGACGCCATCCAAGATTGGCACGTCTTCTGGTCGGATCCGAATGACCAGTGTGATCGTTATGCGGCGTGTGGTCCTTTCGGTGTCTGCAATTCTAATCCTTCACCTACTTGTAGCTGCCTGAAAGGATTCCAGCCAAAATCAACGCAAAAGTGGATTCTGAGAGATGGCTCTGATGGGTGCGTGAGGATTACTCGTTTGGACTGCAAGGGAGACGGATTTGTAACGGTGAGTAATATGAAGTTGCCAGACACCACGAGTGCCACCGTGGATAAGAGCATGAGCCTCGACGAGTGCAGGGAAAGTTGCTTGAAGAATTGTTCTTGCAGGGCTTATGCTAGCGCTAACATCAGCGGAGCGCTGAGCGGTTGTATCATTTGGGCCACTGATCTGATAGACCTCAGGAATTTTGTGGACGCTGGGCAAGATCTTCATGTAAGGCTTGCGGCATCAGAACTAGGCAT GCAAG CTAATATGAATTCAGGGCAAAGTAGAAGGAATTCAAACAAGAAAAAAGTGGTAATTGTCACTGTATTGATATTTTCTGGGTTGCTTCTCTTGGGGATTGGTGGCCGTTGTGTTTTGAATGGCACGGTCAACCGCCGCCGTCGTAGAACATCTTTACCCTCATTCGGTGGACGTGAACCAACTGCTTTCCAAGCAAAAAGGCATTGTTCAGATGATGAGATAAGTGCTTGCAAAGAACTAGATGTTCCATTCTTTGATGTTGAGACCATATTGGCTGCGACGAACAACTTCGCCATCGAAAATAAAATTGGAGAGGGTGGATTTGGCCATGTTTATCAGGTAGCAATGTGA
- the LOC103723978 gene encoding receptor-like serine/threonine-protein kinase SD1-8, protein MLIYEYMHNRSLDTFIFDEGKRSLLSWQNRFAIILGIVRGLLYLHQDSRFRIIHRDLKAANVLLDREMNPKISDFGTARVFGDDQTDAHTRKVVGTFGYMSPEYAMDGILSIKLDVFSFGVLVLEIISGKRNKGFYQSEPQSNLITYAWKLWKEGKSFELLDESLEDLHNISEVLRCIQVALLCVQEQPRDRPMMSSVTMMLASENATLAEPKEPGFSTGRGSIDIITSRHSVNYITVTTEYHRNKQVKAMKAWPLSLLFLCSLLSPSIAGDTITPSTPLSDGETLVSAGGNFELGFFSRGNSKNKYLGIWYKNISTHTVVWVANREAPLTDRTGSLNISSDGNLILSNQTAKVFWSTNSSKASSPVAQLLDTGNFVLKEGNSDSYSFLWQSFDYPCDTLLPGMKLGLDLTTGLDRYLTTWKSTDDPSPGDYSFKLDPHGSPEFFIWKGSTKEYRNGPWNGIRFSGEPEMDSDSYFTFEFVDNSHEIYYMYQVADSSIISRFMLNQSMIQRYVWFNSTLGWSLYWSMPRDQCDYYAQCGPYGICNSNDSPICNCIHGFDPKSPQNWNLRDGRDGCVRKTRLDCQGDGFLKLTDVKLPDTSNSTVNESMSLEQCRESCLNNCSCVAYAAANISGGGSGCIIWGSNLIDIKQFVDGGQDLYVRLAASELNTSSNGGDQNKKKHATVIIVICITSGLLLLVSSGCYIWHKKFRKHSIKLGGRRQLSIDLALTALGPTQDHHPENEGNRGKELELPLFELSTIVIATDDFSIANKLGEGGFGAVYKGELEDGQGIAVKRLSRHSRQGTDEFKNEVMLIAKLQHVNLVRLLGCCMHGEDRMLIYEYMHNRSLDTIIFDKTKCALLTWQKRFNIIVGIARGLLYLHQDSRFRIIHRDLKASNVLLDKDMNPKISDFGVARIFGGDQSDAYTKRVVGTYGYMSPEYAMDGIFSVKSDVFSFGVLVLEIISGKKNRGIYSTEPNLNLLSHAWKLWKEGNSLELLDKSVGYSYSINEVLRCIQVGLLCVQDRAEDRPHMSTVILMLGSASAMLPLPKQPGYCSERSATDTEWSSSCTVNEITVTMLSGR, encoded by the exons ATGCTAATCTATGAATACATGCATAACCGAAGCTTAGACACCTTTATATTTG ATGAAGGAAAACGTTCATTGTTGAGTTGGCAAAATCGCTTCGCCATCATACTAGGGATCGTGCGTGGACTTctctatcttcatcaagattctAGATTTAGAATAATACACAGGGACCTAAAAGCTGCCAATGTCTTGCTCGATAGAGAGATGAACCCCAAAATCTCAGATTTTGGAACGGCAAGAGTATTTGGAGATGATCAGACTGATGCACATACCCGCAAAGTGGTGGGGACATT TGGATATATGTCTCCTGAGTATGCAATGGACGGCATATTATCCATAAAACTTGATGTCTTTAGCTTTGGCGTTTTAGTATTAGAAATCATCAGCGGCAAAAGAAACAAAGGATTTTACCAATCTGAGCCACAATCAAACCTCATTACATAT GCTTGGAAGCTgtggaaggaaggaaagagctTCGAGTTGCTCGATGAATCTTTGGAGGACTTGCATAACATTTCTGAAGTCCTGAGATGCATCCAAGTGGCTCTCTTATGCGTTCAAGAGCAACCCAGAGATAGACCAATGATGTCCTCAGTTACCATGATGTTGGCTAGTGAAAATGCTACACTGGCAGAACCAAAGGAACCTGGTTTCAGCACTGGAAGAGGCTCCATTGATATCATAACATCTAGGCACAGTGTGAATTATATAACAGTAACAACG GAATACCACAGGAATAAGCAAGTGAAAGCCATGAAGGCTTGGccactttctcttcttttcctctgtAGCCTCTTGTCTCCCTCCATTGCAGGAGATACCATCACCCCGAGCACACCGCTCAGCGATGGCGAAACTTTGGTTTCAGCAGGTGGGAACTTTGAATTAGGCTTCTTCAGCCGGGGCAATTCGAAGAATAAATACTTGGGCATTTGGTACAAGAATATCTCAACTCATACAGTTGTTTGGGTTGCCAACAGAGAAGCTCCGCTTACCGACCGTACTGGAAGTCTAAACATCAGCAGCGATGGAAATCTCATCCTCTCCAACCAGACAGCCAAGGTTTTCTGGTCGACGAATTCATCGAAAGCAAGCAGTCCGGTGGCACAGCTCTTAGATACCGGGAATTTTGTTCTGAAAGAAGGTAACAGTGATTCATATAGCTTCTTGTGGCAGAGTTTCGACTACCCATGCGATACGTTGCTTCCAGGAATGAAACTTGGATTGGATTTAACAACTGGTCTCGACCGATATCTTACCACATGGAAGAGCACCGATGACCCTTCACCTGGGGACTACTCCTTCAAGCTCGATCCCCATGGATCGCCGGAATTCTTCATATGGAAGGGATCGACGAAAGAGTATCGAAATGGTCCTTGGAACGGGATTCGATTCAGTGGTGAGCCTGAGATGGACTCTGACAGCTACTTCACCTTTGAATTTGTCGATAACTCGCATGAAATATATTACATGTATCAAGTTGCGGACAGCTCGATCATCTCCAGGTTTATGCTGAACCAATCGATGATTCAACGATACGTCTGGTTTAATTCAACATTAGGGTGGAGCCTCTATTGGTCCATGCCAAGGGACCAATGCGATTATTACGCTCAGTGTGGCCCCTATGGCATTTGTAACTCGAACGACTCGCCAATCTGCAACTGTATTCATGGATTCGATCCCAAGTCGCCACAAAACTGGAATCTCAGAGATGGGCGTGATGGGTGCGTGCGGAAGACAAGGTTGGATTGCCAAGGAGATGGGTTTCTAAAACTCACTGATGTCAAGTTGCCAGACACCTCAAACTCCACCGTGAATGAGAGCATGAGCCTTGAGCAGTGTCGGGAAAGCTGCTTGAATAACTGTTCATGTGTGGCTTATGCAGCTGCTAATATCAGTGGAGGAGGAAGTGGTTGTATTATTTGGGGAAGTAATCTGATAGATATTAAGCAATTTGTTGATGGCGGGCAGGATCTCTACGTTCGTCTTGCAGCATCTGAACTGA ACACAAGCTCAAATGGAGGCGACCAGAACAAGAAAAAACATGCGACGGTTATTATCGTTATATGTATAACATCTGGGCTGCTGTTGTTGGTGTCAAGTGGATGTTACATTTGGCATAAGAAGTTCAGAAAACATA GTATTAAGTTAGGTGGGCGAAGGCAGTTGTCAATTGATTTGGCTCTTACTGCATTAGGTCCTACTCAAGACCACCACCCAGAAAATGAAGGTAACAGAGGGAAAGAACTGGAACTCCCTCTATTCGAACTAAGTACCATAGTGATTGCCACAGACGACTTCTCTATCGCTAATAAGCTTGGCGAGGGTGGCTTTGGCGCTGTTTACAAG GGTGAACTTGAAGATGGGCAGGGCATAGCTGTGAAGAGGTTGTCAAGGCATTCACGACAAGGCACTGATGAGTTCAAGAATGAGGTTATGTTGATCGCCAAACTTCAGCACGTAAATCTTGTAAGACTGCTTGGTTGTTGCATGCACGGAGAAGACAGGATGTTAATCTATGAATACATGCATAATAGAAGTCTGGACACCATCATCTTCG ATAAAACTAAATGTGCACTCCTGACTTGGCAAAAACGTTTCAATATCATTGTGGGGATTGCCCGTGGACTTCTTTATCTTCATCAGGATTCTAGGTTCAGAATCATCCACAGGGACCTCAAGGCTAGCAACGTTCTTCTAGATAAAGACATGAACCCCAAAATCTCAGACTTCGGCGTGGCAAGAATATTTGGAGGAGATCAGAGTGATGCATATACCAAGAGAGTGGTGGGAACATA TGGGTATATGTCTCCAGAGTATGCCATGGATGGTATTTTCTCAGTGAAGTCAGATGTCTTTAGTTTCGGTGTCTTGGTCCTTGAAATCATAAGTGGCAAGAAGAACAGAGGCATTTATAGTACTGAGCCCAACCTCAACCTCCTTAGTCAT GCATGGAAACTATGGAAGGAAGGCAACAGCTTGGAGCTGCTAGATAAGTCAGTGGGTTACTCTTATTCCATTAATGAAGTACTTAGATGCATACAGGTGGGCCTCTTATGTGTTCAGGATAGAGCCGAGGACAGACCACATATGTCAACTGTAATTTTGATGTTGGGTAGTGCAAGCGCAATGCTACCACTACCAAAGCAGCCTGGTTATTGTAGCGAGAGAAGTGCAACAGATACGGAATGGTCTTCGAGTTGCACTGTTAATGAAATAACAGTGACAATGTTATCAGGTCGTTAG
- the LOC113461066 gene encoding receptor-like serine/threonine-protein kinase SD1-8 translates to MKTWPLSLLFLSSLLYPSIAGDTITPSTPLSDGETLVSAGGNFELGFFSPGSSKNRYLGIWYKNISTHTVVWVANREAPLTDGTGSLNISSDGNLILYNQAAKVLWSTNSSKASSPVAQLLDTGNFVLKEGNSDSHSFLWQSFNYPCDTLLPGMKLGWNLTTGFDLYLTTWKSTDDPSPGDYSFKLDPLGAPEFFIWKQSTKEYRSGPWNGIQFSGEPEMDSDNYLTFEFFIYPHAVYYMFKVVDSSIISRFMLNQSKIQRYVWFNSTLGWTLYWSIPKDQCDYYAVCGPYGICNTNDSPICNCMYGFTPKSPLEWNLRDGHNGCVRKTSLDCHGDGFVRLSHVKLPDTSNSTLNESMSLEQCRESCLNNCSCVAYASANITEGGSGCIIWGSDLIDIKQFVDGGQDLYFRLAASELNTGSTGGNLNEKEVIVIIVICVASGLLLLVSSGCYIWHKMFKSIKLSGRRQLSFDLALTALGSTQDHHPQDESNRGEELELPLFELSTIVIATANFSISNKLGEGGFGTVYKGELEDGQGIAVKRLSRHSRQGTDEFKNEVMLIAKLQHVNLVRLLGCCMQGEDRMLIYEYMHNRSLDTIIFDKTKCALLTWQKRFNIIVGIARGLLYLHQDSRFRIIHRDLKASNILLDKDMNPKISDFGVARIFGGDQIDAYTKRVVGTYGYMSPEYAMDGIFSVKSDVFSFGVLVLEIISGKKNRVIYSAEPNLNLLSHTWKLWKEGNGLELLDKSMGCSYSINEVLRCIQVGLLCVQDRAEDRPHMSTVILMLGSASTMLPLPKQPGYCSERSAIDTERSSSCTVNEITMTMLASR, encoded by the exons ATGAAGACCTGGccactttctcttcttttcctctctaGCCTCTTGTATCCCTCCATTGCAGGAGATACCATCACTCCAAGCACACCACTCAGCGATGGCGAAACTTTGGTTTCAGCGGGTGGGAACTTTGAATTAGGCTTCTTCAGCCCGGGCAGTTCGAAGAATAGATACTTGGGCATTTGGTACAAGAATATCTCAACTCATACAGTTGTTTGGGTTGCCAACAGAGAAGCTCCGCTTACCGACGGTACTGGAAGTCTAAACATCAGCAGCGATGGAAATCTCATCCTCTACAATCAGGCAGCCAAGGTTTTGTGGTCGACGAATTCATCGAAAGCAAGCAGTCCAGTGGCACAGCTCTTAGATACCGGGAATTTTGTTCTGAAAGAAGGTAACAGTGATTCACATAGCTTCTTGTGGCAGAGTTTCAACTACCCATGCGATACGCTACTTCCAGGAATGAAACTTGGATGGAATTTAACAACCGGTTTCGACCTATATCTTACCACATGGAAGAGCACCGATGACCCTTCACCAGGGGACTACTCATTCAAGCTCGATCCTCTTGGAGCGCCGGAATTCTTCATATGGAAGCAATCGACAAAAGAATATCGAAGTGGGCCTTGGAATGGGATTCAATTCAGTGGTGAGCCTGAGATGGATTCTGACAACTACTTAACCTTTGAATTTTTCATTTATCCACATGCAGTATATTACATGTTTAAAGTTGTAGACAGCTCGATCATTTCAAGGTTTATGCTGAACCAATCAAAGATCCAACGATATGTTTGGTTTAATTCAACGTTAGGGTGGACCCTCTATTGGTCGATACCAAAAGACCAATGCGATTATTATGCCGTGTGTGGTCCTTATGGTATTTGTAACACGAATGACTCGCCAATCTGCAACTGTATGTATGGATTCACTCCCAAGTCACCACTAGAATGGAATCTCAGAGATGGGCATAATGGGTGCGTGCGGAAGACAAGCTTGGATTGCCATGGAGACGGGTTTGTAAGATTGTCTCATGTCAAGTTGCCAGACACCTCAAATTCTACTCTGAACGAGAGCATGAGCCTTGAGCAGTGTCGGGAAAGCTgcttgaataattgttcatgtGTGGCTTATGCAAGTGCTAATATCACTGAAGGAGGAAGTGGTTGTATTATTTGGGGAAGTGATCTGATAGATATTAAGCAATTTGTTGATGGCGGGCAGGATCTCTACTTCCGTCTTGCAGCATCCGAACTGA ACACAGGCTCAACTGGAGGCAACTTGAACGAGAAAGAAGTGATAGTTATTATCGTCATATGTGTAGCATCTGGGCTGCTGCTATTGGTGTCAAGTGGATGTTACATCTGGCATAAGATGTTCAAaa GTATTAAGTTAAGTGGGCGAAGGCAGTTATCATTTGATTTGGCTCTTACTGCATTAGGTTCTACTCAAGACCACCACCCACAAGATGAAAGTAATAGAGGGGAAGAACTGGAACTCCCCCTATTTGAACTAAGCACCATAGTGATTGCCACAGCCAACTTCTCTATCTCTAATAAGCTTGGTGAGGGTGGCTTTGGCACTGTTTACAAG GGTGAACTTGAAGATGGGCAGGGCATAGCTGTGAAGAGGTTGTCAAGGCATTCACGACAAGGCACAGATGAGTTCAAGAATGAGGTTATGTTGATCGCCAAACTTCAGCACGTAAATCTTGTTAGACTGCTTGGTTGTTGCATGCAAGGAGAAGACAGGATGTTAATCTATGAATACATGCATAATAGAAGTCTGGACACCATCATCTTCG ATAAAACTAAATGTGCACTCCTGACTTGGCAAAAACGTTTCAATATCATTGTGGGGATTGCCCGTGGACTTctttatcttcatcaagattctAGGTTCAGAATCATCCACAGGGACCTCAAGGCTAGCAACATTCTTCTAGATAAAGACATGAACCCCAAAATCTCGGACTTCGGTGTGGCGAGAATATTTGGAGGAGATCAGATTGATGCATATACCAAGAGAGTGGTGGGAACATA TGGGTATATGTCTCCAGAGTATGCCATGGATGGTATTTTCTCGGTGAAGTCAGATGTCTTTAGTTTCGGTGTCTTGGTCCTTGAAATCATAAGTGGCAAGAAGAACAGAGTAATTTATAGTGCTGAGCCCAACCTCAACCTCCTTAGTCAT ACATGGAAACTATGGAAGGAAGGCAACGGCTTGGAGCTGCTAGATAAGTCGATGGGTTGTTCTTATTCCATTAATGAAGTACTCAGATGCATACAGGTGGGCCTCTTATGTGTTCAGGATAGAGCCGAGGACAGACCACATATGTCAACCGTAATTTTGATGTTGGGTAGTGCAAGCACGATGCTACCACTACCAAAGCAGCCAGGTTATTGTAGCGAGAGAAGTGCAATAGATACGGAACGGTCTTCGAGTTGCACTGTTAATGAAATAACAATGACAATGTTAGCCAGTCGTTAG